The sequence TCCATGGTGGGATGGACACCAGTAAGCTACTGGGATCATACTGGGACCAGTATGCTCAGCGTCCCCACCAGtatcccagggatggggtgatCCAGAACGTTCTCCGTGGGTTTTGGGGACAGGAactgggggggtggggacatCCAGAGGGTCCTGGTCACCAGTTCCATGGTGGGATGGACACCAGAAAGCTCGAGGGCCTCTTACTGGGATCATACTGGGATCATACTGGGACCAGTATGGTCTGCAGCTCCACCAGTATGGCCCAGTATCCCATGGGTGGGGTGATCCAGAACGTTCTCCATGGGTTGTGGGGACAGGAactgggggggtggggacatCCAGAGGGTCCTGGTCACCAGTTCAAGGTGTTGATGGACACCAGTAAGCTACTGGGACCATACTGGGATCATACTGGGACCAGTATGCTTGGCAGCTCCACCAGTATCCCATGGGTGGGGTGATCCAGAACGTTCTCCGTGGGTTTTGGGGACAGGAactgggggggtggggacatCCAGAGGGTCCTGGTCAGCAGTTCCATGGTGGGATGGACACCAGTAAGCTGCTGGGATCATACTGGGACCAGTATGGTCTGCAGCTCCACCAGTATGGCCCAGTATCCCATGGGTGGGGTGATCCAGAACGTTCTCCATGGGTTGTGGGGACAGGAactgggggggtggggacatCCAGAAGGAACTGGTCACCAGTTCCAGGTCTAGATGGACACCAGTAAGCTACTGGGACCATACTGGGACCAGTATGCTCTGCAGCCCCACCAGTATGGCCCAGTATCCCATGGGTGGGGTGATCCAGAACGTTCTCCGTGGGTTGTGGGGACAGGaactggggggggtggggacatCCAGAAGGAACTGGTCACCAGTTTGAGGTGTTGATGGACACCAGTAAGCTCCAGGGCCTCATACTGGGATCATACTGGGACCAGTATGGTCTGCAGCTCCACCAGtatcccagggatggggtgatCCAGAACGTTCTCCGTGGGTTTTGGGGACATGAACTGGGAGAGTGGGGACATCCAGAGGGTCCTGGTCACCAGTTCCATGGTGGGATGGACACCAGTAAGCTGCTGGGATCATACTGGGACCAGTATGGTCTGCAGCTCCACCAGTATGGCCCAGTATCCCATGGGTGGGGTGATCCAGAACGTTCTCCATGGGTTGTGGGGACAGGAactgggggggtggggacatCCAGAAGGAACTGGTCACCAGTTTGAGGTGTTGATGGACACCAGTAAGCTCCAGGGCCTCATACTGGGATCATACTGGGACCAGTATGGTCTGCAGCTCCACCAGTATGGCCCAGTATCCCATGGGTGGGATCTTCCAGAACGTTCTCCGTGGGTTTTGGGGACAGGAacagggggggtggggacatCCAGAGGATCCTGGTCACCAGTTCCATGGTGGGATGGACACCAGTAAGGTCGAGGGCCTCTTACTGGGATCATACTGGGACCAGTATGCTCGGCAGCCCCACCAGTATGGCCCAGtatcccagggatggggtgatCCAGAACGTTCTCCGTGGGTTTTGGGGACAGGAactgggggggtggggacatCCAGAAGGAACTGGTCACCAGTTCCAGGTGTTGATGGACACCAGTAAGCTACTGGGACCATACTGGGACCAGTATGCTCTGCAGCCCCACCAGTATGGCCCAGTATGCCATGGATGGGGTGATCCAGAACGTTTTCCATGGGTTGTGGGACAGGAactgggggggtggggacatCCAGAAGGAACTGGTCACCAGTTTGAGGTGTTGACGGACACCAGTAAGCTACAGGGCCTCATACTGGGATCATACTGGGACCAATATGGTCTGCAGCTCCACCAGTATGGCCCAGTATCCCATGGGTGGGATCTTCCAGAACGTTCTCCGTGGGTTTTGGGGACAGGAActggggggatggggacatccAGAGGGTCCTGGTCACCAGTTCCAGGTGTTGGTGGCCACCAGTAAGCTCCAGGACCTCATACTGGGATCATACTGGGACCAGTACGCTCtgcccctccatccccccagtTGCCACCACCCCGTGGGGCCTTCCCGAGGGacttttttgtccttttttgtccttttttgtcctttttttcccgtttttttcccccacttttttCCCACCTCAGCCGTCCCAGTTGTCCAGGTGTTCCCAGTCCAGCCGCTGGTACTGGGCAGAGCCGCCGTACTGGTTTGTCTGGTTGACAACATCTTCCCGCCTGTCCTGGATGTCACctggcagctgggggggggtccccgTCACCCGGGGCGTCACCCACACCCCCTACACCCCCACCCCTGACCTGACCTTCACCCGCTCCTCCTACCTCCGGGTGACGCCGGCCGCGGGTGACAACTTCGCCTGTGTCGTCACCCGCCCGGGGGACAACACCTCAACCGTCGGCTACTGGGGTGAGTCGGGGTGACAGGGACCTGGGGGGGGTGACACTGGGTGGGGTGACACCGGTGGGGTGACAGTGGGGAGGTGGAAGTGGGGGGGTGACACTGGGTGAGGTGACAATGGGGGAGGTGACACTGGTGGGGTGACACTGTGTGGGGTGACACTGGAAAGGTGACAATGGGGAGGTGACACTGGGGAGTTGACAATGGGTGAGGTGACACTGGGTGGGGTGACACTGGAAAGGTGACACTGGGTGGGGTGACAATGGTGGGGTGACACTGAAGGGGTGGAAGTGAGGGTGTGACACTGGGTGAGGTGACACTGGTTGAGGTGACACTGGTGGGGTGACACTGGGTGGGGTGACACTGGGTGGGGTGACAATGGGGAGGTGACACTGGGGAGTTGACAATGGGTGAGGTGACACTGGGTGGGGTGACACCGGTGGGGTGACAGTGGGGAGGTGACACTGGTGGAGTGACACTGGGGAGGTGGAAGTGGGGGGGTGACACTGGGTGAGGTGACAATGGGTGAGGTGACACTGGTGGGGTGACACTGGAAAGGTGACAATGGGTGGGGTGACACTGGGTGGGGTGACACTGGGTGAGGTGACAATGGGAAGGTGACAATGGTGGGGTGACACTGAAGGGGTGGAAGTAGGGGGGTGACACTGGGTGAGGTGACACTGGGTGGGTGACACTGGTGGGGTGACACTTGGGGGTGTCACTTGGGGTGACAATGGTTGGGGGTGACACTGGGAGGTGACACAGGGTGACAATGGGGGAGGTGACACTGGTGGGGTGACACTGGTGGCTTGACACTGAGGAGGTGACAATGGGTGGGGTGACACTAGGTGGGGTGACAATGGGGGAGGTGACACTGGGTGGCACTGAGGAGGTGACACTGGGAAGGTGACACTTGGGGTGGTGACACTGAGGGGGTGACGATGGGTGGGGTGACAATGGttggggtgacactggggggtgatgctggggaggTGACACTGCGTGAGGTGACACTGTAGGGGTGACAATGAGGGGGGTGACACTGGGTTGGGTGACACTGGAAAGGTGACAATGGGgggaggtgacactgggggggtgacactgggggggTGACAATGGAGGGGGTGACACTGAGGAGGTGACACTGGGGGGGTGACACTGTGGAGGTGACACCGCCACCACCTCCCTGTCACCCCGCAGTGGCTCCgggtgtccccagcacctccGTGCCCTTGGTGACGTTGTTGTGTGgggctgtcacctccctgggggTCCTCCTGGGGCTGTCGGGCCTGGCCATGTTCTTGGTGGCATCGTGGGGGCGCGGGgggggagggtgaggagggggcggtcaccgtgtcccctccccctgccccccgtgtcccctccccccccgtgTCCCGTGTCCCGTGTCCcgcccccgtgtcccctcccccccccacgtcccctccccccccgtgTCCCGTCACCCCCCCGTGTCtcccccccctcgtgtcccctccccacccgcTGTGTCCCCCGCACCGTGTCCCCTTCCCCCCCGtgtcctctcccccccctcgtgtccccaaacccctcccgtgtcccctcccccgtgtcccctccccccccacccgtggcccccaccccccccgtgGCCCCCCCGTTTGTgtcccccccccgtgtccccctctCTCtccgtgtcccctccccacccactTTGTCCTCTCCcgtgtccccagcccccccctctgtgtccccttgTCCCACCCGTGTCCCacccgtgtcccctccccacccgTGTCCCCCTTCCCCAGGTGACAAAGGGGGGGTGACAGTGGGGGGACAATAAAGGTCTCGGTCGTGGCTTTGTCATCCTTGTGGCGTCTGGT is a genomic window of Heliangelus exortis unplaced genomic scaffold, bHelExo1.hap1 Scaffold_79, whole genome shotgun sequence containing:
- the LOC139790998 gene encoding LOW QUALITY PROTEIN: class II histocompatibility antigen, M alpha chain-like (The sequence of the model RefSeq protein was modified relative to this genomic sequence to represent the inferred CDS: deleted 1 base in 1 codon), with protein sequence MATWGRWLLPTLLCVAASTGGTQDPTPLHAISEVFFCQGGIPAEGAALTLDQEPLFWFQFPGKLWIPALPDLFPPLPPHIEPPDHLQLDSRLCHNLLLLLGSVATRKVAEARAVPVVQVFPVQPLVLGRAAVLVCLVDNIFPPVLDVTWQLGGVPVTRGVTHTPYTPTPDLTFTRSSYLRVTPAAGDNFACVVTRPGDNTSTVGYWVAPGVPSTSVPLVTLLCGAVTSLGVLLGLSGLAMFLVASWGRGGGG